Proteins encoded in a region of the Vibrio sp. CB1-14 genome:
- a CDS encoding BCCT family transporter — MERYFKLIDKPTFFGAIALLLAVIIPLILFPEQGADIIAQAKLIMTDKFGFLYLALGLAALFFMIFIIFSDIGQIKLGDPDEAPEFKTSSWAAMLFCGGIGASILYWGCIEWAYYYQSPPFQLEPGSEEAIRWAATYGIFHWGPIAWAIYLIPALPIAYFFYVRKQPALKVSSALIPVIGEKHTNGALGKLIDVLFIFGLLGGAATTLGLAAPLISEGLSVLFGLPQTTYTQIGVLAICTAIFAYSSFAGMEKGIKILSNINFWGAMLLLAIVLLLGPTIFILETGLDSIGRMMSNFFVMATWAEPFGGYGSFDDTHFPQDWTIFYWAWWLVFAPSMGLFVARISRGRTIKQMVAGSLFFGSCGCFLFFIILGNYGLSLQLSGQLDIVSILNEHGATKAIFSMLSELPFSWFIILLFTLLCIIFTATTFDSISYILASVVQKDVTQEPMRWNRLFWAFTLSFMPAVLMFLGGLSTLQTAAIVGGLPLLGIAVMLMISAVKATTLDIRHQEDYVEPTINIEDLPEFDPWSHEGVALANFEKCRDVAQVAADEERAAMQTLFKVKKRIRAYALEHSGDESKAIPEELQQLLEEALSALTEAQEHKEQSSLAAQDARSRFTEVCAGA; from the coding sequence ATGGAACGTTATTTTAAACTCATCGATAAGCCAACCTTTTTTGGCGCTATCGCACTTTTACTCGCTGTTATCATTCCGCTGATCCTGTTCCCAGAGCAAGGCGCTGATATCATTGCGCAAGCAAAACTGATTATGACCGACAAGTTCGGTTTCCTTTATCTAGCACTTGGCCTCGCTGCCCTCTTCTTCATGATATTCATCATTTTTAGCGATATTGGCCAAATCAAACTAGGTGACCCTGACGAAGCGCCGGAGTTTAAGACCTCATCTTGGGCTGCCATGCTGTTTTGTGGCGGTATCGGTGCCAGTATTCTTTATTGGGGCTGTATTGAATGGGCGTATTACTACCAATCACCACCATTTCAACTAGAGCCAGGCAGTGAAGAAGCTATCCGCTGGGCAGCAACCTACGGCATCTTCCACTGGGGACCGATTGCTTGGGCAATTTACCTGATCCCAGCACTGCCTATTGCTTACTTCTTCTATGTTCGTAAGCAACCTGCCCTTAAGGTATCGAGCGCATTGATTCCAGTCATTGGCGAAAAGCATACCAATGGCGCACTGGGTAAGCTTATTGATGTTCTGTTTATTTTTGGTCTTCTTGGCGGAGCAGCAACAACTTTAGGTCTGGCGGCACCGCTTATCAGTGAAGGTCTGAGTGTTCTGTTTGGCTTACCACAAACGACTTATACCCAAATTGGTGTGTTAGCTATCTGTACTGCGATTTTTGCTTACTCTTCTTTCGCAGGTATGGAAAAAGGCATCAAGATCCTCAGCAACATCAACTTCTGGGGTGCGATGCTACTGCTCGCTATCGTTTTGCTGCTGGGTCCAACCATTTTCATTCTAGAGACTGGCCTAGACTCAATCGGCCGCATGATGTCAAACTTCTTTGTAATGGCAACATGGGCAGAGCCCTTCGGTGGCTACGGCAGCTTCGATGACACCCATTTCCCACAAGACTGGACTATTTTCTATTGGGCTTGGTGGTTAGTATTTGCACCAAGTATGGGACTGTTTGTAGCCAGAATTTCAAGAGGACGCACTATCAAGCAAATGGTCGCAGGTTCACTATTCTTTGGTTCATGTGGCTGCTTCTTGTTCTTTATTATCCTGGGCAACTACGGCTTATCGCTACAGCTTTCTGGGCAACTCGACATTGTCAGTATTTTGAATGAACACGGCGCGACCAAAGCGATCTTCTCGATGCTTTCAGAGCTGCCATTCTCTTGGTTCATCATTCTGCTGTTCACGCTACTTTGCATTATCTTTACCGCAACCACGTTCGACTCCATCTCTTATATTCTGGCGTCTGTGGTGCAAAAAGATGTGACTCAAGAACCTATGCGTTGGAACCGTCTATTCTGGGCATTCACGCTAAGCTTTATGCCTGCGGTACTGATGTTCCTAGGTGGACTAAGTACACTACAAACTGCTGCCATTGTTGGTGGTCTGCCACTACTTGGTATTGCTGTAATGCTGATGATTTCCGCTGTGAAAGCAACGACGCTGGATATTCGTCACCAAGAAGATTACGTCGAACCAACCATCAATATTGAAGACCTACCTGAGTTTGATCCTTGGTCTCATGAAGGCGTTGCGCTTGCGAACTTTGAGAAGTGCCGAGACGTTGCACAAGTCGCTGCCGATGAAGAGCGCGCGGCAATGCAGACGCTGTTTAAAGTGAAAAAACGCATCCGCGCCTACGCTCTTGAACATTCTGGGGACGAAAGCAAGGCGATCCCTGAAGAGCTTCAACAGCTGCTTGAAGAAGCACTAAGTGCTCTCACTGAAGCACAAGAACACAAAGAGCAATCATCGCTAGCGGCACAAGACGCTCGCTCACGCTTTACCGAAGTGTGTGCTGGCGCTTAA
- a CDS encoding ChaN family lipoprotein yields the protein MKAYPIALSLALLAGCSSAPSNDLSKPAQSVNSFYDYQLYSPQGLAVSLSSLPVDLKSADVILIGEWHTHSGVHRFQTNLLKQLVNNNAKLALSMEQFTRDKQPIVDQYLKSEIGEQMLIREGNAWPNYESDYRPLVELAKQNQLDIIASNAPKSFVRCIGREGLNYLEKLDSNERTLVAKRIDTSSSAYKDKFMASMHHGDSEQTERQYAAQLTWDATMAESIVDYINQHPGTQVMHIAGKFHTENALGTAAQIQALAPNLNIAVITPVTDITSDSRDFQLSVLAPPVRYVQKENQMQAYKHLHKRSDTLTCD from the coding sequence ATGAAAGCTTACCCTATCGCCCTGTCACTCGCTCTGCTCGCCGGTTGTAGCAGCGCACCTTCAAATGACCTGTCCAAGCCAGCTCAATCCGTTAATTCCTTCTACGATTATCAGCTGTATTCTCCACAAGGCTTAGCGGTTTCGCTTTCATCATTACCGGTCGACCTAAAAAGTGCCGATGTTATCCTCATTGGAGAGTGGCATACGCACAGTGGCGTGCATCGCTTTCAGACCAATCTTCTAAAACAGCTTGTAAACAACAACGCCAAGCTTGCGCTTTCGATGGAACAGTTCACTCGAGATAAGCAGCCTATTGTCGATCAATATTTGAAATCAGAAATTGGCGAACAAATGCTGATACGCGAAGGAAACGCGTGGCCAAACTATGAAAGCGATTATCGACCGCTTGTGGAACTTGCTAAGCAAAACCAACTCGATATCATTGCCAGTAATGCACCTAAGAGCTTTGTTCGCTGTATAGGGCGTGAAGGACTTAACTACTTAGAAAAGTTGGACAGTAATGAGCGAACTTTAGTTGCAAAGCGCATTGATACCTCCTCTTCAGCCTACAAAGACAAGTTCATGGCCTCAATGCACCATGGCGATAGTGAGCAAACTGAGCGCCAATATGCCGCTCAGTTGACGTGGGACGCTACCATGGCAGAGAGCATCGTTGACTACATCAACCAGCACCCAGGTACGCAAGTCATGCACATTGCTGGTAAGTTTCACACCGAAAACGCTCTCGGAACAGCAGCGCAAATACAAGCTCTAGCACCTAACCTTAACATCGCCGTCATTACTCCGGTCACAGATATAACCAGTGACTCAAGAGATTTTCAACTCTCGGTTCTCGCGCCACCGGTTCGATATGTGCAAAAAGAGAACCAAATGCAAGCCTATAAGCACCTACATAAACGTAGTGACACGCTCACCTGTGACTAG
- the rlmA gene encoding 23S rRNA (guanine(745)-N(1))-methyltransferase, producing MSYQCPLCQQPLALDERSYRCSNNHQFDKAKEGYVNLMPVQHKRSKDPGDNKEMMQARRTFLAHDFYAPMRDKVADILGSSLTVTKGNILDIGCGEGYYTSYFADELTGDNPDFAVYGLDISKVAVRYGSKRYDKVNFCVASSHKLPFSEESLAAVIRIYAPCKHDELSRCIEANGLMITVTPGSHHLYELRELIYQDVRLHDEAAEVIEGFDLVSEAKLDYTMNLNGQQAYDLLQMTPFAWKASQELREKLQQTEHFDCRADFMVRVYRKS from the coding sequence ATGTCTTATCAATGCCCTCTGTGTCAGCAGCCACTCGCTCTAGACGAGCGCAGTTATCGCTGTAGCAATAATCACCAGTTCGACAAAGCCAAAGAAGGTTATGTCAATCTTATGCCTGTGCAACACAAGCGCTCAAAAGATCCAGGTGACAACAAAGAGATGATGCAGGCAAGGCGCACATTCCTAGCACACGACTTCTACGCTCCCATGAGAGATAAAGTCGCCGACATATTGGGTTCATCTTTAACCGTAACTAAAGGCAATATCCTTGATATCGGTTGTGGCGAAGGGTACTACACCAGCTACTTTGCCGACGAGCTGACAGGCGATAATCCCGACTTTGCCGTCTATGGCCTCGATATTTCCAAAGTCGCGGTTCGCTACGGTTCTAAGCGCTACGACAAGGTTAATTTTTGCGTTGCCTCTAGTCATAAGCTACCTTTTTCTGAAGAGAGTCTTGCCGCGGTGATTCGTATTTATGCGCCGTGCAAACATGACGAGCTGAGCCGCTGTATCGAAGCTAACGGACTGATGATTACGGTCACGCCAGGCAGTCATCACTTATATGAGCTTCGCGAACTTATCTATCAAGATGTGAGACTTCACGATGAAGCTGCTGAAGTGATTGAAGGTTTCGACCTAGTTTCTGAGGCTAAGCTCGACTACACAATGAACCTTAACGGCCAGCAAGCGTATGACCTTTTGCAAATGACACCATTTGCTTGGAAAGCTAGCCAAGAGCTAAGAGAGAAGCTGCAACAGACCGAGCACTTCGACTGTCGTGCCGATTTTATGGTAAGAGTATATCGCAAGAGTTAA
- a CDS encoding D-hexose-6-phosphate mutarotase — MDLSVLPTLTALSDYVTIAQIGDNKVVRVLHPKASAAISLHGGHVISFKPAGQEDLIWMSKDAIFDNKAALRGGIPICWPWFGRVAAPAHGFARNSTWELIEHRENEQGVIVSLGLTDTDATRDIWPHKFQLVLNVEVSDSLNVSLNITNTDTTSWRFSGALHTYLNLGDIEKMEVTGMGSSYIDGLLDGKMCEGQEVLTLSDTIDRVYTAPSDEIVLHDNAFDRKLAVCNSGDNSAVLWNPWKQGAESMGDMNNDGYLSMFCIESTLHADSLEAGKELAPGESHQLATQIFIK; from the coding sequence ATGGATTTGTCTGTTTTACCTACCCTGACCGCTCTCTCTGACTATGTCACTATCGCTCAAATTGGTGACAATAAAGTGGTTCGCGTTCTTCACCCTAAAGCTTCAGCTGCCATCTCTCTACACGGTGGCCATGTCATTTCATTTAAGCCAGCAGGCCAAGAAGATCTGATTTGGATGAGCAAAGACGCCATCTTTGACAACAAAGCGGCACTGCGCGGTGGTATTCCAATTTGTTGGCCTTGGTTTGGCCGAGTAGCAGCACCGGCTCACGGTTTTGCGCGCAACAGTACTTGGGAGCTCATTGAGCACCGCGAAAATGAACAAGGTGTAATTGTTAGCCTTGGCCTGACCGACACTGACGCTACCCGTGATATCTGGCCACATAAATTCCAATTGGTCTTAAACGTGGAAGTGAGCGATTCATTAAATGTATCGCTAAACATCACCAACACTGACACCACTTCGTGGCGTTTCTCTGGCGCTCTGCACACCTACCTCAATCTAGGTGACATCGAGAAGATGGAAGTGACTGGCATGGGCTCTAGCTACATTGATGGCTTACTTGATGGCAAAATGTGTGAAGGCCAAGAGGTGCTTACCCTTTCCGATACCATCGACCGCGTTTACACAGCTCCATCTGATGAAATCGTACTGCATGACAATGCATTCGATCGCAAGCTGGCAGTATGCAATAGCGGCGACAACTCAGCAGTACTTTGGAACCCTTGGAAACAAGGTGCGGAATCTATGGGTGACATGAACAATGACGGCTACCTCAGCATGTTCTGTATTGAGTCAACACTTCATGCTGACTCACTGGAAGCTGGCAAAGAGCTTGCACCCGGTGAAAGCCACCAATTAGCGACACAGATTTTCATCAAGTAA
- the gap gene encoding type I glyceraldehyde-3-phosphate dehydrogenase has product MTIKVGINGFGRIGRFVFRAAQERNDIEVVGINDLIDVEYMAYMLKYDSTHGRFNGTVEVEGGNLIVNGKTVRVTAERNPEDLKWDAIGVDVVAEATGLFLTDETARKHITAGAKKVVLTGPSKDATPMFVMGVNDSTYAGQDIVSNASCTTNCLAPVAKVLNDKFGIESGLMTTVHATTATQKTVDGPSAKDWRGGRGASQNIIPSSTGAAKAVGVVLPELNGLLTGMAFRVPTANVSVVDLTVNLKTAASYEAICAAMKEASEGELKGVLGYTEDQVVSQDFIGEVQTSVFDAKAGVALTDKFVKVVSWYDNEIGYSNKVLDLVAHISK; this is encoded by the coding sequence ATGACTATCAAAGTAGGTATTAACGGTTTTGGCCGTATCGGTCGTTTCGTATTTCGTGCAGCGCAAGAGCGCAACGACATCGAAGTAGTAGGTATTAACGATCTAATCGACGTTGAGTACATGGCATACATGCTTAAGTACGATTCAACTCACGGCCGTTTCAACGGTACTGTTGAAGTTGAAGGCGGTAACCTAATCGTTAACGGCAAAACTGTACGTGTAACTGCAGAGCGCAACCCAGAAGACCTAAAATGGGACGCAATCGGTGTTGACGTAGTTGCTGAAGCAACAGGTCTTTTCCTAACAGACGAGACTGCACGTAAGCACATCACTGCTGGTGCTAAGAAAGTTGTTCTAACTGGCCCTTCTAAAGACGCAACTCCAATGTTCGTTATGGGTGTGAACGATTCAACTTACGCGGGTCAAGACATCGTTTCTAACGCTTCTTGTACTACTAACTGTCTAGCTCCTGTAGCTAAAGTTCTTAACGACAAGTTCGGTATCGAATCTGGTCTTATGACAACAGTTCACGCTACTACAGCAACTCAAAAAACTGTAGATGGCCCTTCTGCTAAAGACTGGCGCGGTGGTCGTGGTGCTTCTCAAAACATCATCCCATCTTCAACTGGTGCTGCTAAAGCAGTAGGCGTTGTTCTTCCTGAACTAAACGGCCTTCTAACTGGTATGGCTTTCCGTGTACCAACTGCTAACGTATCTGTAGTTGACCTAACTGTTAACCTTAAGACTGCTGCATCTTACGAAGCAATCTGTGCTGCTATGAAAGAAGCATCTGAAGGCGAGCTTAAAGGCGTTCTAGGTTACACTGAAGACCAAGTAGTATCACAAGATTTCATCGGTGAAGTTCAAACTTCAGTATTCGATGCTAAAGCTGGTGTTGCTCTAACTGACAAATTCGTTAAAGTTGTATCTTGGTACGACAACGAAATCGGTTACTCAAACAAAGTTCTAGACCTAGTAGCTCACATCTCTAAGTAA
- the msrB gene encoding peptide-methionine (R)-S-oxide reductase MsrB codes for MTGENKNRAKPDQHWRETLTDEQYRVCRQQGTEAPFTGTLLHNKDTGLYHCTCCQAELFRSENKYDSGCGWPSFDEPVSESAIRYIDDHSHGMTRVEIRCSACDSHLGHVFEDGPQTTGQRFCVNSVSLIFNKTDQDSVN; via the coding sequence ATGACTGGGGAAAACAAAAATAGAGCCAAGCCAGACCAACACTGGCGTGAGACGCTAACCGATGAGCAGTATCGTGTTTGTCGCCAACAAGGTACCGAGGCTCCATTTACCGGGACACTGCTTCATAATAAGGACACAGGGCTATACCACTGTACCTGTTGTCAGGCCGAACTGTTTCGGTCAGAAAACAAGTATGACTCAGGGTGTGGGTGGCCAAGCTTTGATGAGCCTGTCAGTGAGTCCGCGATTCGTTATATAGACGATCACAGTCACGGTATGACACGTGTTGAAATACGCTGCAGTGCTTGCGACAGTCATTTAGGCCATGTATTTGAAGACGGGCCTCAAACTACAGGGCAGCGCTTTTGCGTCAACTCTGTGTCGTTAATTTTCAACAAAACTGATCAAGACTCCGTAAATTAG
- a CDS encoding polysaccharide lyase family 7 protein, with product MKSLPLTLLATSIIAGSAIAATESPLAAQYNLDPNKAPSQNFDMTNWKINLPVLTTEGPRKGKTLEIAKEQLGDTKTPYVHPEWFYTDKESGAVVFVAPNDAPTTPNSKNTRSELRAMLATDYGEPSNNFVIASHPNASEYGAIGGELKATLSVDQVSESGKYSHNGAFGVVIGQIHAAKNEPLKIVYRKLPEHEHGSLVWNYELNPTKDLQNAKDENGKKLRKDIRHNVFGEYNLRQGSVDPKEGIKLGEIFSYSVNVEGDMMHLTFTKNPGTDNEIVKTFDVDLKAGNYQGHDVDQGYGNTWMYFKAGAYNQCNTKKSSASCEWRGMDAGDYVKASFYQLELNQ from the coding sequence ATGAAATCATTGCCCCTCACTCTACTTGCCACCAGTATTATTGCGGGTTCTGCTATTGCGGCTACTGAGTCTCCACTTGCAGCCCAATACAACCTTGACCCTAACAAAGCACCGTCACAAAACTTCGATATGACTAACTGGAAAATTAATTTACCAGTACTCACTACCGAAGGACCACGCAAAGGTAAGACACTTGAGATAGCAAAAGAGCAACTTGGTGATACTAAGACACCTTATGTACATCCGGAGTGGTTCTATACGGACAAAGAGTCTGGCGCGGTTGTTTTTGTGGCACCGAACGATGCACCAACCACACCCAACAGTAAAAATACACGAAGTGAGTTGCGCGCTATGCTTGCAACTGATTACGGAGAGCCAAGCAATAACTTTGTTATCGCCTCACATCCAAATGCCTCTGAATATGGTGCGATTGGCGGTGAGTTAAAGGCGACACTGTCTGTTGATCAAGTAAGTGAAAGCGGTAAATACAGTCATAACGGTGCATTTGGTGTTGTGATTGGCCAGATCCATGCGGCTAAAAATGAGCCTCTTAAAATTGTCTATCGTAAGCTCCCTGAACATGAACACGGTTCATTGGTATGGAACTACGAGTTGAACCCAACCAAAGATCTTCAAAACGCGAAAGATGAGAACGGCAAAAAGCTGAGAAAAGACATTCGCCACAACGTATTCGGTGAATACAACTTGCGACAAGGATCTGTCGATCCAAAAGAGGGTATCAAACTTGGTGAAATCTTCTCATACAGTGTGAACGTTGAAGGCGATATGATGCACCTTACGTTTACCAAGAACCCGGGCACGGATAACGAAATCGTCAAAACTTTCGATGTTGATCTAAAAGCGGGTAACTACCAAGGCCACGACGTTGACCAAGGTTACGGAAATACGTGGATGTATTTCAAAGCGGGCGCATACAACCAGTGTAATACGAAGAAAAGCAGCGCCTCTTGTGAGTGGCGCGGAATGGATGCAGGTGACTATGTTAAAGCAAGCTTCTACCAGTTAGAGCTAAATCAATAA
- a CDS encoding alpha/beta fold hydrolase gives MKKLNLFDTLNAASLLLVSPEWPKVKAAQKRAQSFENPVVNIQLEIRNIAGRKIRLAEAGPVDAPTVVLLSPFPASILNFSGSWESLTANFRVIAIDLPGFGGSEGDRHDMTPTAQGNHLAAIFDALELNDIHLVAPDVGMASALSYVLDHEHRLTSMVIGHSIGNPNPVELGFMIDMLAKFGFMRATTSLLGAGPLIAYSAKIGAVRHQANAVEIDDYKRSYAGRAPEVIHWFKDFHAKSEAIAARLSEIQLPTLVFWGELDVLFDVSNAERIHAALPKSKLHILPEAGHFSWADQPKMFASMIDSWVVSEHKQIDVSA, from the coding sequence ATGAAGAAACTAAATCTATTTGATACGCTCAATGCTGCCTCACTACTGCTCGTCTCTCCGGAATGGCCTAAAGTGAAAGCAGCTCAAAAGCGAGCGCAATCGTTTGAAAACCCTGTTGTCAATATACAACTGGAAATACGAAATATTGCTGGGCGAAAAATTCGCTTGGCAGAAGCAGGTCCCGTTGACGCACCAACAGTTGTTCTACTTAGCCCATTTCCGGCTAGTATCCTCAATTTTTCCGGTTCTTGGGAATCGCTCACTGCCAATTTCAGAGTAATCGCAATAGATTTACCCGGTTTTGGTGGCTCTGAAGGTGATCGTCATGATATGACGCCAACCGCACAAGGAAATCATCTCGCTGCAATCTTTGACGCTCTTGAACTGAACGACATTCACCTTGTCGCTCCTGATGTAGGAATGGCCTCTGCCCTTAGTTATGTGCTCGACCACGAACACAGATTAACCAGTATGGTGATAGGCCACAGTATAGGTAATCCCAACCCCGTAGAGCTTGGTTTTATGATCGATATGCTGGCCAAGTTTGGTTTCATGCGAGCCACTACCTCCCTACTAGGTGCAGGTCCACTGATTGCGTATTCTGCCAAGATTGGGGCTGTGCGGCATCAAGCCAACGCCGTTGAAATCGATGATTATAAGAGATCCTATGCGGGTAGGGCGCCTGAAGTAATACATTGGTTTAAAGATTTTCATGCAAAGTCAGAAGCAATTGCGGCACGCCTAAGTGAAATTCAGCTCCCAACATTAGTATTTTGGGGGGAATTAGATGTGCTATTTGATGTCAGTAATGCTGAACGTATCCATGCAGCACTACCGAAAAGTAAACTACATATTCTTCCTGAAGCAGGTCACTTTTCATGGGCAGATCAACCGAAAATGTTCGCCTCAATGATTGATAGTTGGGTCGTTAGTGAGCACAAACAGATTGATGTTTCTGCTTGA
- a CDS encoding MBL fold metallo-hydrolase, with amino-acid sequence MKFSLLMLTCFALIACSTQANYNSEANYQSGKFYNPEQQPSEVGLFDAINSIYFNSSEYPLPSEPLPVKPILISNMEASTEPSMVKLGHSSVLLRLDEKYILFDPMFSERASPVSWAGPKRYTPPALSLDALPQLDAIVISHNHFDHLDEQTIKALIERTRHYYVPLGIKPLMIQWGVPAEKVTELGWWQEAQHDNTLIVATPSQHFSGRSLTDRNETLWVSWVIIHDDLRLYFSGDSGYFSGFKDIGDKYGPFDVTLMENGAYNSLWQFVHLFPKQTVQAHRDLQGHYLVPIHNTTFNLSNHAWFEPLEKMEQEARSHQVELVTPMFGEVMTLSTMNEFTQRWWKAYLPGTPSAL; translated from the coding sequence ATGAAGTTTAGCTTGTTGATGTTAACCTGTTTTGCCCTAATTGCTTGCAGCACTCAGGCAAACTATAACTCCGAAGCAAATTACCAGTCTGGCAAGTTCTACAACCCAGAGCAACAACCCAGTGAGGTTGGATTGTTTGACGCAATCAATTCCATCTACTTCAATAGTAGTGAGTACCCTCTTCCTTCTGAGCCTCTGCCCGTTAAGCCTATATTAATAAGCAACATGGAGGCGAGTACTGAACCTTCGATGGTCAAGTTGGGGCACTCCAGCGTCTTACTTCGCCTTGATGAAAAGTATATTTTGTTTGACCCAATGTTTTCTGAGCGCGCTTCACCTGTGAGCTGGGCTGGGCCTAAACGCTATACCCCGCCAGCACTTTCTTTAGACGCTCTTCCACAGCTCGATGCGATAGTGATCTCACACAACCACTTTGATCACCTAGATGAGCAGACTATAAAGGCTTTGATTGAACGTACAAGACATTACTATGTGCCGCTTGGCATTAAACCTCTAATGATTCAGTGGGGCGTACCTGCGGAAAAAGTAACCGAACTCGGTTGGTGGCAAGAAGCTCAACATGACAATACTCTTATCGTCGCTACGCCTTCACAACATTTTTCTGGCCGCTCACTCACCGATAGAAACGAAACACTGTGGGTGTCTTGGGTGATTATACATGACGATTTACGTTTATATTTTAGCGGTGACTCTGGCTACTTTTCGGGTTTTAAAGATATTGGTGACAAATACGGCCCTTTTGATGTGACGTTAATGGAAAACGGTGCTTACAATAGTTTATGGCAGTTTGTACACTTGTTCCCGAAACAGACTGTGCAAGCCCATCGCGATCTTCAGGGGCATTATTTAGTCCCAATACATAACACTACATTTAACTTAAGCAATCATGCGTGGTTTGAACCACTCGAGAAGATGGAACAAGAGGCACGGTCTCATCAGGTAGAACTCGTCACTCCCATGTTCGGCGAAGTGATGACACTGAGTACGATGAATGAATTTACACAGCGTTGGTGGAAGGCGTATCTGCCGGGCACTCCATCTGCGCTGTAA